One Pseudomonas sp. MM213 genomic window, GAAAACGCCACGGTCATCGCTTCCAGCGATTTCTGCCCGTTTGCCGCGTACCACATCAACGACCAGGTGTTGTGCTTCCAGGGGCACCCGGAATTCATTCACGATTACTCGCGAGCCTTGCTGGATATTCGTCAGGAAGCGTTGGGCGAGCAGGTGTATACCAAGGGCATGGCGAGCCTTGAGCATGAGCATCATGGCGCGACCGTTGCGGAGTGGATGATGCGGTTTGTGGCGCATAAACCACAGTCGGTGTGAAGTTAAAAGCCTTGCTCCTGTAGGAGCGAGGCTTGCCCGCGAATTTCACAGACGCCGCGGTGTTGGCTACAACCACCCAGACTTCTTGAAACTCGCCCACAAACTCACACACCCCACCGCAATAAACCCCAACACCGCGAAATACCCGTAATGCCAAGTCAGCTCGGGCATGTTCTGGAAGTTCATCCCATAGATCCCGGCCACTGCCGTCGGGAACGCCAGAATCGCCGCCCACGCCGCAAACTTGCGCTGCACCACGCTCTGCCGTGACGCCTCCAGCAACACCCCGACTTCAATGGTCTGGCTGGCAATGTCCGCCAGGGTCGTCAGGTCTTCCATCTGCCGGGTCACATGGATCTGCACATCGCGGAAGTACGGGCGCATGTTCTTGTCGATGAACGGAAAACTCAGCTTCTGCAGCTCCTCACCGATTTCCACCATCGGCGCCGCATACCGCCGCAAACGCAATACATCGCGGCGCAGACTGTGGAGTTTTTGAATGTCGCGCTCGTTCAGGGAGCTGCACATGACGTTACGTTCCAGCTCATCGATCTCTGCATGGATCGCTTCGCCCATCGGCTGATAGTTTTCAATCACAAAATCGAGGATGGCATAGAGTACGAAATCTTCCCCGTGCTCCAGCAACAGTGGACGCGCCTCACAACGCTGGCGGACATAAGCGTAGGACGCCGAATGACCGTTACGCGCAGTAATGATGTAACCGTTGCCGGCAAAGATATGAGTCTCGATGAACTCAAGCTTTCCTTCATGGCGGATCGGCGAATACGTGACGATAAACAGCGCATCGCCAAAGGTTTCCAGCTTCGGTCGACTGTGTTTTTCCAGGGCGTCTTCAATGGCCAGTTCGTGCAGGTTGAACTGGCGTTGCAGATTGAACAGCTCCTGGGCATTCGGCTCTTCGAGGCCGATCCAGACAAAGTGACCAGGCTTGGCGGCCCAGGCAGCGCCTTCGTCGAGGGTGATATTGGTGACCTTCTTACCAGCGCTGTAAACCGCAGCAGCAACAACTCTACCCATGATTCAGCTTCACTTCTTATTAGTAGCAGGCAGTGTTCAGCTTATCCTTCTATACCGCTTGAGAGTCAGTGAAATCTGCAGAGTTCGAAGGCAAAAGTTCGCAGGCAAAAGAAAACCCGCACAAGGCGGGTTTTGTTTCATGCGGCTTGCAGTTGCCGATCCATCGAGGCGATGCACTCGCGCATCTGCTCGCGGCACTGGGCGATCAGCAGCGGCATGTCGTCCAGGCTCAGTCCGGCGGTTGGAATGGCCGGCAAAGAACGGATCAGAATTTTCCCACTGCGCCAGCGGTTCAATCGCATGTGTTTGACGTAACTGCTGACACACACCGGGACGATCGGCACGCCCGCCGCGATTGCCATCTGGAACGCGCCTTTCTTGAAGGGCAGCAGGTCTTCACCGAGATTGCGCGTGCCTTCCGGGAACACCCAGATCGAGGTGTCTTCATGCTGCAAGGTGTGTGTGGTGGTCAGCATCGACTGGCGTGCCTTGTGCGCATTGCCACGGTCGATCAACACATTACCGGCCAACCAGAACAACTGACCGAACAACGGCACCCACTTCAGGCTCTTCTTGCCGATGCACACGGTGCGGCGGGGCACCACGTTGCCGAAAACAAACAAGTCATAGTTGGACTGGTGGTTGGCGATGATCACGCAGCTCTCGGGTTTGTCCATCAATGGCCCGACGTCGGCCTTCACTCGCAAACGCAAAATGCACATTGCCGGCCACGCATAGAGGCGCGCGCACAAACGGCTGTTGTCCGGGTTGAACGGGCGAAACAGCCCCAGAATCACCCCCAGCACACCAGCGAGAATAAAGTGCAGGCCCATCAATAACATACGAAACACGAACAGCATTTATAGGCCCCACCGGGACAAAAGGTGGCGCAGTGTACGGATGTGCACTGTTTTCGGCAATTGCCTCTATAGAGGTAGGAGATAGCCGATGTTTGAGCGCATGTTTCCGACTAGTTGGTCAGATCTGTTCTAGAGGGGTTGTAGACTTTTCCACAGAGCGTGTATGAAAAAGCCCGACACGATGGTCGGGCTTTCGGTGCAGCATCTTTGGGTTAACCCAAATGCTCCTGATCCTGGATGATTGCGTTGTCCAGGGTGTCCAGCAGTGCCTTGCGCACTTTCAGCTTGGTGTTCTTGTGCGCGGTCATGTTGATCTTCTTCAACTGACGAGCCGCTGCCAGTGCCGCGCCTTGCAGCTCTTCGGGCGACACCACCAAGTCGAGGAAACCAGCATCCACGGCACTCTTCGGGTTGAACATCTCACCGTTGATCACCGAACGATGCAGCGCTGCCTTGCTCAGGCGATCACGGGCGATCTCAATGCCGGCGTGGTGCATGGTCATGCCGATCTGCACTTCGTTCAGGCCAATGCTGAACGGGCCGTCGACACCAATGCGGTAATCCGCCGACAACAACAGGAACGCGCCCTTGGCCACTGCATGCCCAGGGCACGCGACAACCACCGGAAACGGGTGCGACAACAGACGACGGGACAATGTCGAGCCAGCCGTCACCAGCGATACGGCTTCTTTAGGGCCTGCTGTCATCACCTTCAGGTCATAACCGCCCGACAGAATCCCCGGCGTACCGGTGATGATCACCACTGCGCGATCAGTCACTGCCTGATCCAGCGCAGCGTTAAACGCAGCAATCACGTCCGGAGAGATGGCATTGACCTTGCCGTTGCTCAAGGTCAGGGTCGCGATACCGTCTTCGAGGTGGTAGGAAATCAACTCACTCATGACGCTATTCCTTGTATGAAAGTTGGGGCAGACGTTACCCACCGCCGCAGGCCAGGTAAAGCGCCGTGACTGACCCGCCAGTCACCCTTTCCCCGCCGGGCAAGCGTAGCTCGCCGCTCCCGCCGTGCATTCCCCTCTCTATATAGGAGAGCGCGAAGCCAGAGATTGGCAGGTTTGCCATGGCCCGGAATGCTCCCGGAACCTCCAAACCGCTAAGCACATGAAAATTCTGCAAAAAAAGTTTGCCATCAGAAAAGCTTTCGACTACATTAGCGCGCCTCGACAGACAGAACATGTTTGAAGAGATACGGTGAAGTGTCCGAGTGGCTTAAGGAGCACGCCTGGAAAGTGTGTATACAAGAAATTGTATCGAGAGTTCGAATCTCTCCTTCACCGCCAAATTCGATGTAACCAGAACCCCTGATTTCGAAAGAAATCAGGGGTTTTGTGGTTTCTGGGTGTCTGGATTTCGAGGCGGCACGTTGGCCGCGCCAAGGGTAAAAAATGCTCGCC contains:
- a CDS encoding magnesium and cobalt transport protein CorA translates to MGRVVAAAVYSAGKKVTNITLDEGAAWAAKPGHFVWIGLEEPNAQELFNLQRQFNLHELAIEDALEKHSRPKLETFGDALFIVTYSPIRHEGKLEFIETHIFAGNGYIITARNGHSASYAYVRQRCEARPLLLEHGEDFVLYAILDFVIENYQPMGEAIHAEIDELERNVMCSSLNERDIQKLHSLRRDVLRLRRYAAPMVEIGEELQKLSFPFIDKNMRPYFRDVQIHVTRQMEDLTTLADIASQTIEVGVLLEASRQSVVQRKFAAWAAILAFPTAVAGIYGMNFQNMPELTWHYGYFAVLGFIAVGCVSLWASFKKSGWL
- a CDS encoding 1-acylglycerol-3-phosphate O-acyltransferase, whose protein sequence is MLFVFRMLLMGLHFILAGVLGVILGLFRPFNPDNSRLCARLYAWPAMCILRLRVKADVGPLMDKPESCVIIANHQSNYDLFVFGNVVPRRTVCIGKKSLKWVPLFGQLFWLAGNVLIDRGNAHKARQSMLTTTHTLQHEDTSIWVFPEGTRNLGEDLLPFKKGAFQMAIAAGVPIVPVCVSSYVKHMRLNRWRSGKILIRSLPAIPTAGLSLDDMPLLIAQCREQMRECIASMDRQLQAA
- a CDS encoding crotonase/enoyl-CoA hydratase family protein is translated as MSELISYHLEDGIATLTLSNGKVNAISPDVIAAFNAALDQAVTDRAVVIITGTPGILSGGYDLKVMTAGPKEAVSLVTAGSTLSRRLLSHPFPVVVACPGHAVAKGAFLLLSADYRIGVDGPFSIGLNEVQIGMTMHHAGIEIARDRLSKAALHRSVINGEMFNPKSAVDAGFLDLVVSPEELQGAALAAARQLKKINMTAHKNTKLKVRKALLDTLDNAIIQDQEHLG